In one window of Haloprofundus halophilus DNA:
- a CDS encoding 5-formyltetrahydrofolate cyclo-ligase: MEKQDLRERVWTTLETEGVNRFPYPPEGRITNFAGAKAAADGLADTDEWRAAETVKANPDAPQLPVRRRALRDGKTVYVAVPRLRDGKPFLKLDPAEIADIDAATTISGSAKHGVPVGPDEMPHVDFIVAGSVAVTETGARIGKGEGYSDLEFAVLRELDCVDDETTVATTVHELQVVDDAEVTPDAHDVPLDLVVTPERTVRTETRYDRPGGVDWNALGAEKLAEIPVLQRLEPN, translated from the coding sequence ATGGAGAAACAGGACCTCCGCGAACGCGTCTGGACCACCCTCGAAACCGAGGGCGTCAACCGCTTTCCGTACCCGCCGGAGGGCCGAATCACGAACTTCGCCGGAGCGAAAGCGGCCGCCGACGGACTCGCCGACACCGACGAGTGGCGAGCGGCGGAGACAGTGAAGGCGAATCCCGACGCGCCGCAGCTGCCCGTTCGACGCCGAGCGCTCCGCGACGGCAAGACGGTCTACGTGGCCGTCCCCCGACTCCGCGACGGGAAACCGTTTCTGAAACTCGACCCCGCGGAGATAGCCGACATCGACGCCGCGACGACGATCTCCGGGTCGGCGAAGCACGGCGTCCCCGTCGGCCCCGACGAGATGCCGCACGTCGACTTCATCGTCGCCGGCAGCGTCGCCGTCACCGAGACGGGTGCGCGAATCGGCAAGGGAGAGGGGTACAGCGACCTCGAGTTCGCGGTGCTTCGGGAACTCGACTGCGTCGACGACGAGACGACAGTGGCGACGACGGTCCACGAACTGCAAGTCGTCGACGACGCCGAGGTGACGCCCGACGCCCACGACGTTCCGCTCGACCTCGTGGTGACACCCGAGCGGACGGTTCGGACCGAGACGCGGTACGACCGGCCCGGCGGCGTCGACTGGAACGCGCTCGGCGCGGAGAAGCTCGCCGAGATACCGGTACTACAGCGTCTGGAACCGAACTGA
- the ddh gene encoding D-2-hydroxyacid dehydrogenase — MNLTRIAVHESVEEALPGAALADALSDLDVPVEQVEDGTEFGPGDAVVAFGPGTGFLDADWVHCIRAGYDEFDVPAYEEAGVALTNSTGIHGTTIGETVAGMMLSFARGLYVYRDAQNEREWTRLPYERPFTVDGERICVVGLGTLGRGIVERANGLGMDVVGVRRSGDPVDGVETVYTPDRLHEAIADARFVAVATPLTEETEGLVDAAEFEAMREDAYLVNVARGPVVDEDALVAALREGEIAGAGLDVFAEEPLPEDSPLWEFEQVLLTPHVGAMTRDYHRDIAGLLRENVERVRDGEEMVNRVV; from the coding sequence ATGAATCTCACTCGCATCGCGGTTCACGAGTCGGTCGAGGAGGCGCTTCCCGGCGCGGCGCTCGCGGACGCGCTGTCGGACCTCGACGTCCCGGTCGAGCAGGTCGAAGACGGCACCGAGTTCGGCCCCGGCGACGCGGTCGTCGCCTTCGGGCCCGGGACGGGCTTTCTGGACGCCGACTGGGTCCACTGCATCCGCGCGGGTTACGACGAGTTCGACGTTCCGGCCTACGAGGAAGCCGGCGTCGCACTGACCAACAGCACCGGTATCCACGGGACCACCATCGGCGAGACGGTGGCCGGGATGATGCTCTCGTTCGCGCGCGGGCTGTACGTCTACCGCGACGCGCAGAACGAACGGGAGTGGACGCGCCTGCCGTACGAGCGACCGTTCACCGTCGACGGCGAGCGAATCTGCGTCGTCGGCCTCGGGACGCTCGGCCGCGGCATCGTCGAGCGGGCGAACGGCCTCGGGATGGACGTCGTCGGCGTCCGCCGGTCGGGCGACCCCGTCGACGGCGTCGAGACGGTGTACACCCCCGACCGCCTGCACGAGGCTATCGCCGACGCGCGGTTCGTCGCGGTGGCGACGCCGCTGACCGAGGAGACGGAAGGGCTCGTCGACGCGGCCGAGTTCGAGGCGATGCGCGAGGACGCCTACCTCGTCAACGTCGCTCGCGGTCCCGTCGTCGACGAGGACGCGCTGGTCGCGGCGCTCCGCGAGGGCGAGATTGCGGGCGCAGGGCTCGACGTGTTCGCCGAGGAACCGCTCCCCGAGGACTCGCCGCTCTGGGAGTTCGAGCAGGTCTTGCTGACGCCGCACGTCGGCGCGATGACGCGCGACTACCACCGCGATATCGCCGGTCTCCTTCGGGAGAACGTCGAGCGGGTTCGGGACGGCGAGGAGATGGTCAACCGGGTCGTCTGA
- a CDS encoding NUDIX domain-containing protein, whose translation MTHVVTVFLRDGADVLLVRRSDAVGTYAGLWGGVSGYVEGSPEDASADARREIREETGIDGATLVRAGDPLDVTDEANDREWTVHPFLFDSDSRGVSPNEELAGWEWLPPQSMLDRPTVPKLWETYRRVAPTVDSVREDDIHGAAYVSVRALEALRDEAADVARGLERGSGGGGREHGDDGEDGWARVAAVARELRDARPGMAVVANRINRTMFEAVERGQTPAGVRDAAEAVIRAALDADEEAAARATELLSTLDEGAIATLSRSGTATVALSATERPVLVAESRPGGEGIDAAESFAEAGLDVTLTTDAALAHVAAGSDVSAALVGADAVFPDGSVANKAGTRMLALVAEREGVPLYVVAAADKVSADDEFSPESRPESELYDGEAPLSVENPLFDRTPAAFVSGVVTESGVLDAEEVARLAEDRREWREWSE comes from the coding sequence ATGACTCACGTCGTAACGGTCTTTCTCCGCGACGGCGCGGACGTCCTGCTGGTTCGACGAAGCGACGCCGTCGGCACCTACGCGGGGCTGTGGGGCGGCGTCTCGGGCTACGTCGAGGGTTCGCCCGAGGACGCCTCCGCGGACGCTCGCCGCGAGATACGCGAGGAGACGGGCATCGACGGTGCGACGCTCGTCCGCGCGGGCGACCCGCTCGACGTCACGGACGAAGCAAACGACCGCGAGTGGACCGTCCACCCGTTTCTGTTCGACTCCGACTCGCGCGGGGTGTCGCCCAACGAGGAACTCGCCGGCTGGGAGTGGCTCCCCCCGCAGTCGATGCTCGACCGACCGACCGTTCCGAAGCTCTGGGAGACGTATCGACGCGTCGCACCGACCGTCGATAGCGTGCGAGAGGACGACATCCACGGCGCAGCGTACGTCTCGGTTCGCGCGCTCGAAGCGCTGCGCGACGAGGCGGCGGACGTCGCGCGCGGCCTCGAACGCGGAAGCGGCGGGGGAGGCCGTGAACACGGCGACGACGGTGAGGACGGCTGGGCCCGCGTCGCCGCCGTCGCCCGCGAACTCCGCGACGCTCGGCCGGGGATGGCCGTCGTCGCCAACCGAATCAACCGGACGATGTTCGAGGCGGTGGAGCGCGGCCAAACGCCGGCGGGCGTCCGCGACGCGGCGGAGGCGGTGATTCGAGCGGCGCTCGACGCGGACGAGGAGGCGGCGGCGCGGGCGACCGAACTCCTCTCGACGCTCGACGAGGGCGCGATAGCGACGCTCTCGCGCTCCGGGACGGCGACAGTCGCGCTCTCGGCGACCGAACGGCCCGTGCTCGTCGCCGAGTCTCGGCCGGGGGGCGAGGGCATCGACGCCGCCGAATCGTTCGCCGAGGCGGGGCTGGACGTGACGCTCACGACGGACGCGGCGCTCGCGCACGTCGCCGCCGGGAGCGACGTTTCGGCCGCGTTGGTCGGCGCGGACGCGGTCTTTCCGGACGGGAGCGTCGCAAACAAAGCGGGGACGAGGATGCTGGCGCTCGTCGCCGAGCGCGAGGGAGTCCCTCTCTACGTCGTCGCCGCCGCGGACAAAGTGAGCGCAGACGACGAGTTCTCGCCGGAGTCGCGGCCCGAGTCGGAACTGTACGACGGGGAGGCGCCGCTATCGGTCGAGAACCCGCTGTTCGACCGGACGCCCGCGGCGTTCGTCTCGGGAGTCGTCACCGAGTCGGGCGTTCTCGACGCCGAGGAGGTGGCGCGGTTGGCCGAGGACCGACGCGAGTGGCGGGAGTGGAGCGAGTGA
- the engB gene encoding GTP-binding protein EngB, whose amino-acid sequence MFENRPNRDAEVVFVGRSNVGKSTLMRELTGHSGFSTGKKPGVTREPNHFDWAAESFMFTDLPGFGFMSGVEEGRRERIKTDIVRYIEDNADSILAAVLVVDGKSVVDIIDRHTNDDEIPHDVEMFYFLDELDVPVVVAVNKMDKVDDRDERLNELCDRLGLFPPWEQWEGEVVAPISAKRGSIEPLKEALRFHFHEAKRDDLLKFVK is encoded by the coding sequence ATGTTCGAGAACCGACCGAACCGCGACGCCGAGGTGGTGTTCGTCGGCCGGTCGAACGTCGGGAAGTCGACGCTGATGCGCGAGTTGACCGGCCACTCCGGGTTCAGCACCGGAAAGAAGCCTGGCGTCACCCGCGAGCCGAACCACTTCGACTGGGCCGCCGAGAGCTTCATGTTCACCGACCTCCCGGGCTTCGGTTTCATGTCCGGCGTCGAGGAGGGCCGTCGCGAGCGGATCAAAACCGATATCGTCCGCTACATCGAGGACAACGCCGACTCGATTCTCGCCGCGGTGCTCGTCGTCGACGGCAAGAGCGTCGTCGACATCATCGACCGCCACACGAACGACGACGAGATTCCTCACGACGTGGAGATGTTCTACTTCCTCGACGAACTCGACGTCCCCGTCGTCGTCGCCGTCAACAAGATGGACAAAGTCGACGACAGGGACGAACGGCTGAACGAACTCTGCGACCGCCTCGGCCTGTTTCCGCCGTGGGAGCAGTGGGAAGGCGAGGTCGTCGCCCCCATCAGCGCCAAACGCGGCAGCATCGAACCGCTCAAGGAGGCGCTCCGATTCCACTTTCACGAGGCCAAGCGAGACGACTTACTGAAGTTCGTGAAGTAG
- a CDS encoding TIGR00341 family protein: MRLVQVMVPAGKREAILNLLDDEGIDYALSDETSGREYIAIVSIPLPTNAVEPVLEKLRETGIERDAYTVVLDAETVISRRFDGLREKYAEEEDNGDRIAREELVASAEQLAPEMPVFVTMTVISAVVATAGLLLNDAAVIVGSMVIAPLVGPAMATSVGSVVDDRDLFLRGAKQQIAGGALAIVSAAVFALILRLTGIAPFGVQEVFQVQQVRLRLAPDVLSLAVALAAGVAGALSISSGVSAALVGVMIAAALVPPIAVVGIGIAWGSPATVLGSFVLVLVNFISINFTALGVLWYMGYRPVDLFQRPSAEDATFRRILVLGVAILVLSSFLGGVTYASFRTSSFEETARTSVDAVLSEHEDLTRLNLEVQYDDEIPFRQPRQVTVTVGHPVGMDPPPVADAIVERIRANTNAPFGIASSERTTVVVRYVEIDRSTDRTGSVSQSEGAAARSAVPSRTRAAVCKTALCA; encoded by the coding sequence GTGCGACTCGTTCAGGTGATGGTTCCGGCGGGCAAGCGGGAGGCGATTTTGAACCTCCTCGACGACGAGGGCATCGACTACGCGCTCTCAGACGAGACCAGCGGCCGCGAGTACATCGCCATCGTCTCGATTCCGTTGCCGACGAACGCGGTCGAACCGGTGCTCGAGAAACTCCGAGAGACGGGAATCGAGCGCGACGCGTACACCGTCGTTCTCGACGCGGAGACGGTTATCTCGCGGCGCTTCGACGGTCTGCGAGAGAAGTACGCCGAGGAGGAGGATAACGGCGACAGAATCGCCCGCGAGGAGCTCGTCGCCTCGGCCGAGCAACTCGCTCCGGAGATGCCGGTGTTCGTGACGATGACGGTGATCAGCGCCGTCGTCGCCACGGCCGGCCTGCTGCTCAACGACGCCGCGGTTATCGTCGGGTCGATGGTTATCGCGCCGCTCGTCGGCCCCGCGATGGCGACGAGCGTCGGCAGCGTCGTCGACGACCGCGACCTGTTCCTGAGAGGGGCCAAACAGCAGATCGCGGGCGGTGCCCTCGCCATCGTCAGCGCCGCCGTGTTCGCGTTGATTCTCCGTCTGACCGGCATCGCTCCCTTCGGCGTCCAGGAGGTGTTTCAGGTTCAGCAGGTGCGCCTCCGTCTCGCGCCCGACGTGCTCTCGCTGGCGGTGGCGCTCGCGGCGGGCGTCGCGGGCGCGCTGAGCATCTCTTCCGGGGTCTCGGCGGCGCTCGTCGGCGTGATGATCGCCGCGGCGCTCGTCCCGCCCATCGCCGTCGTCGGCATCGGTATCGCGTGGGGGAGTCCGGCGACCGTTCTCGGGTCGTTCGTCCTCGTGTTGGTCAACTTCATCTCGATAAACTTCACCGCTCTCGGGGTGCTCTGGTACATGGGGTACCGCCCCGTCGACCTCTTTCAGCGCCCGAGCGCCGAAGACGCGACGTTTCGACGCATCCTGGTGCTCGGCGTCGCCATCCTCGTGCTCTCGTCGTTTCTCGGGGGCGTCACGTACGCCAGTTTCCGGACGAGTAGCTTCGAGGAGACCGCCCGAACGTCCGTCGACGCGGTGCTGTCCGAACACGAGGACCTGACGCGTCTCAACCTCGAAGTCCAGTACGACGACGAGATTCCGTTCCGTCAACCGCGGCAGGTCACCGTCACGGTCGGCCACCCGGTCGGTATGGACCCGCCGCCGGTGGCCGACGCCATCGTCGAGCGCATCCGCGCGAACACGAACGCACCGTTCGGTATCGCCAGTTCCGAACGAACCACGGTCGTCGTCAGATACGTCGAAATCGACCGGTCGACGGACCGAACCGGGTCCGTGTCGCAGTCGGAGGGAGCAGCAGCCCGGTCGGCGGTTCCCTCGCGGACGCGCGCAGCGGTATGTAAAACGGCTCTTTGTGCTTAG